The following are from one region of the Coffea eugenioides isolate CCC68of chromosome 2, Ceug_1.0, whole genome shotgun sequence genome:
- the LOC113759456 gene encoding beta-glucosidase 13-like: MASRGIGLHVLLFLALFFSLSGLSFGVAPKNISTFNRKSFPQDFIFGAASAAYQYEGAAFEDGRGPSIWDTFSHQYPNKIADHSTGDMAVDFYHRYKEDIKLMKFLGLDSFRMSISWSRVIPPGKISEGVNQEGIKFYNNVINEVIALGLKPFVTLFHWDTPQGLEDEYKGWLHPHIVEDYKDYVDICFKEFGDRVKHWITLNEPISFSMYAYTTGTYAPGRCSVYAGNCTNGNSGKEPYIVAHHLLLAHATAAKLYKENYQKSQKGQIGVTYATHWFLPKIKTPEGLKAPYRALDFMLGWFLHPITYGNYPPSMRTIIGNRLPTFTAAQSKMLIESIDFLGMNYYTSNYASPALTFNRVNLSYMSDNHLILSTDIDGVPIGQPTGLNWLFICPKGIRSLVLYIKEKYKNPPIFITENGLAESRNDSIPREVALKDVIRIKYHESHLWYLQKAIKEGANVKGYFAWSFIDDYEWDAGFTLRFGLNYVDYKEGMKRFPKLSALWFKKFLRKPSK; the protein is encoded by the exons ATGGCTTCTCGAGGCATTGGTTTACATGTCCTCCTATTCTTggctcttttcttttccttgagTGGGCTTTCATTTGGGGTAGCACCCAAAAATATTTCAACTTTCAACCGCAAAAGTTTCCCTCAAGATTTCATATTTGGAGCAGCTTCAGCTGCCTATCAG TATGAAGGAGCAGCATTCGAAGATGGAAGGGGACCGAGTATATGGGATACCTTTAGCCACCAATATCCAa ATAAAATAGCGGATCATAGCACTGGTGACATGGCTGTTGATTTCTATCATCGTTACAAG GAGGACATCAAACTCATGAAATTCTTAGGGTTGGATTCTTTCAGAATGTCCATCTCATGGTCAAGAGTTATACCTC CTGGGAAGATAAGCGAAGGCGTGAATCAAGAAGGTATCAAGTTCTACAATAACGTGATTAATGAAGTTATCGCACTGG GATTAAAACCCTTTGTCACACTTTTTCATTGGGATACTCCCCAAGGTCTTGAAGATGAATATAAAGGATGGCTACATCCCCACATTGT GGAGGATTATAAAGACTACGTAGACATCTGCTTCAAAGAATTTGGCGATCGAGTGAAGCATTGGATTACCTTGAATGAGCCAATATCTTTTAGCATGTATGCATATACAACAGGGACATATGCACCTGGTCGATGCTCGGTTTATGCAGGAAATTGCACAAATGGAAATTCTGGAAAAGAGCCTTATATTGTAGCACACCACTTACTTCTTGCTCATGCTACTGCAGCTAAATTGTACAAGGAAAACTATCAG AAGTCTCAAAAAGGACAGATTGGAGTCACCTATGCAACTCATTGGTTTTTGCCAAAGATTAAGACACCAGAAGGCCTCAAGGCCCCATATAGGGCCCTTGATTTCATGTTAGGGTG GTTTTTGCATCCAATTACATACGGAAATTACCCACCAAGCATGAGAACAATAATTGGGAATCGACTACCAACATTCACAGCAGCTCAATCCAAGATGCTAATTGAGTCAATTGACTTCTTAGGGATGAACTACTATACTTCCAATTACGCATCCCCTGCACTAACCTTCAACAGGGTTAACCTCAGCTACATGTCAGACAATCACCTCATTCTTTCAA CTGACATCGACGGAGTCCCTATTGGTCAACCG ACGGGGTTGAATTGGCTTTTCATATGTCCAAAAGGAATTCGGAGCCTTGTGCTTTACATAAAAGAAAAGTACAAGAATCCTCCCATTTTCATCACTGAAAATG GCTTGGCGGAGTCAAGAAATGATTCAATTCCTCGTGAAGTAGCCCTAAAGGATGTGATACGGATAAAGTATCATGAAAGCCATCTATGGTATCTCCAAAAGGCAATCAA GGAAGGAGCAAATGTAAAGGGATATTTTGCTTGgtctttcattgatgattatgaATGGGATGCTGGCTTCACTCTCAGATTTGGCCTCAACTATGTGGATTACAAAGAAGGAATGAAGCGATTTCCTAAGCTTTCTGCTCTTTGGTTTAAGAAATTTCTTCGAAAACCATCTAAATAG
- the LOC113759457 gene encoding uncharacterized protein LOC113759457, producing MWTYNPKTDIEFKKGQLFTNVDAFRTVLKDYAIQKVFRIVRVKNENSRVTTIYGVEGCKWRILASSVADSITFMIKSYQEKHTCVMDRKNIEVTADWIAKKQVPVLIIHPNMSTKRVEAEMIKYDNVPLTFMSDRQKGLNLAYEEIVSVASERHYCSNICSNFKAQFPGILLSNLFWRAAKNYDSAGHNEAIATINELNKEVWRYLEKIPKTSWCRYTFAIGIKCDHVTNNCTESFNAWVGELRGKPILTLVEGLRKKFMKKMHKRYQKGCTLTTSVTPKMVDKLPKIGQTPRQCQLTMTSEDIFEVRDMNRSNMVNLLAKNCDCRAFQILGLPRKHAALGIIYKRQKLESYYNHWFSRDMYLKTCASMIHPIPDEKMWPPMPNVNPSTVLSPLLRRAPGRLKVHRRREHDEGHFAPQPKRLSRFKCENCGSFDHNKRSCQRALVQKKKGSKTPSQQDYVQGNVPGVNSSQESNPSPTSQPGTENVELPVPTKAIASKQRGRPLYNTGATTKGSSKRTCSNATTRVTQTLEPPPIQQIAASQAATATSFSISAATTLQSGNVNSSNSVNYIFLN from the exons ATGTGGACGTACAACCCAAAGACAGACATAGAGTTTAAGAAAGGTCAGTTGTTCACTAATGTTGATGCATTTAGAACAGTTTTAAAGGACTACGCAATTCAGAAAGTATTTCGCATTGTCAGGGTGAAGAATGAAAATAGTAGAGTGACTACTATTTATGGTGTTGAAGGATGTAAATGGAGAATTCTTGCATCATCAGTAGCAGATTCCATCACCTTTATGATTAAGTCTTACCAAGAGAAACACACGTGTGTGATGGATAGGAAGAACATAGAAGTTACAGCTGACTGGATTGCAAAAAAACAAGTACCAGTATTAATAATTCACCCTAACATGTCCACCAAAAGAGTAGAAGCAGAGATGATAAAATATG ATAATGTCCCTTTAACCTTCATGAGTGACAGGCAAAAG GGCTTGAATCTTGCTTATGAGGAGATAGTGTCTGTTGCTAGTGAAAGGCATTACTGTAGTAATATCTGCAGCAATTTTAAAGCTCAGTTTCCTGGTATTTTACTCAGTAACCTGTTCTGGAGAGCAGCTAAAAACTATGATAGTGCAGGGCATAATGAAGCCATAGCCACTATAAATGAGCTAAACAAGGAAGTTTGGAGATATTTGGAGAAAATTCCCAAGACAAGTTGGTGTAGATATACCTTTGCTATTGGAATTAAGTGTGATCACGTCACAAATAACTGCACTGAGTCCTTTAATGCATGGGTAGGTGAACTAAGAGGGAAACCTATCTTGACACTTGTTGAGGGACTGAGGAAGAAGTTTATGAAGAAAATGCACAAGAGATATCAGAAGGGGTGCACACTAACCACTTCTGTCACCCCAAAGATGGTGGATAAATTGCCAAAAATAGGACAAACACCAAGACAATGTCAACTGACAATGACAAGTGAAGACATATTTGAAGTAAGGGATATGAACAGGTCAAACATGGTCAATTTACTTGCTAAAAACTGTGATTGTAGAGCTTTTCAAATTTTAGGTCTTCCTCGTAAACATGCTGCATTAGGAATTATTTACAAGAGACAGAAACTGGAGTCCTACTATAACCATTGGTTCTCAAGAGATATGTACTTAAAGACATGTGCAAGTATGATTCATCCAATTCCTGATGAGAAGATGTGGCCACCTATGCCAAATGTTAACCCTTCAACAGTATTGTCTCCTCTTTTGAGGAGAGCTCCAGGTAGACTAAAGGTGCACAGGAGAAGGGAACATGATGAAGGACATTTTGCACCTCAACCAAAAAGGCTGAGCAGATTCAAGTGTGAAAATTGTGGCTCCTTTGATCACAACAAGAGGTCATGCCAAAGAGCTCTTGTGCAAAAGAAGAAAGGCAGCAAAACTCCTAGCCAACAG GATTATGTACAAGGTAATGTGCCTGGTGTGAATTCAAGCCAAGAAAGCAATCCTTCTCCTACAAGTCAACCTGGAACTGAAAATGTAGAGCTTCCTGTTCCGACCAAAGCAATTGCTTCAAAGCAAAG AGGAAGGCCATTGTACAATACTGGAGCAACTACTAAAGGAAGTAGCAAGAGAACTTGCTCAAATGCAACTACTCGGGTCACTCAAACTCTTGAACCTCCTCCAATTCAGCAAATTGCTGCATCTCAAGCTGCCACAGCTACATCTTTCTCAATTAGTGCAGCTACAACACTGCAGTCAGGAAATGTCAACAGTAGCAATAGTGTTAACTACATCTTTCTCAATTAG